In the genome of Dermacentor silvarum isolate Dsil-2018 chromosome 1, BIME_Dsil_1.4, whole genome shotgun sequence, one region contains:
- the LOC119464209 gene encoding E3 ubiquitin-protein ligase MARCHF2 has protein sequence MAEGGQTAETDTPLQSTPIIGRQRGGRQTQRSCSDSFWASPVFHVQVRNAYGAPADDDEEDAVPLSPILAANVTTSSGPICRICHEGDHGLPLLSICRCSGTMGLVHLLCLEHWLSASGSEACEICHYRFNVERRPRSFCEWVHSASVRRGFFGDLLCFGLLSPLAFLCGVLCLHGAAQQVLQRRFWESIGLASLAFMLFTVYSAWTVLTFRYHYRGWCKWRLANPYVKVVDPPRNPHLAVEPDCKWPQDRGRNATIPVTLVLPQTGTGSLASASGLDSSFEICSPNTVASGSTVWEYRTTRL, from the coding sequence ATGGCCGAGGGAGGACAAACTGCCGAGACCGATACGCCCCTGCAATCAACGCCCATCATCGGTAGACAGCGCGGCGGCCGGCAGACGCAACGCTCGTGCTCCGACAGCTTCTGGGCGAGCCCCGTGTTCCACGTGCAGGTGCGCAACGCGTACGGCGCGCCGGCTGACGACGACGAAGAGGATGCTGTCCCGCTCTCGCCGATCCTGGCGGCCAACGTGACGACGAGCAGCGGACCCATCTGCCGCATCTGCCACGAGGGCGACCACGGGCTACCGTTGCTCTCGATCTGCCGGTGTTCGGGCACCATGGGGCTGGTGCACCTGCTGTGCCTCGAGCACTGGCTTAGCGCCAGCGGTAGCGAGGCCTGCGAGATCTGCCACTACCGCTTCAACGTAGAGCGCCGACCCCGGAGCTTCTGCGAGTGGGTGCACAGCGCCAGCGTGCGCCGCGGCTTCTTCGGGGACCTGCTGTGCTTCGGCCTGCTCTCGCCACTGGCCTTCCTCTGCGGCGTGCTCTGCCTGCACGGCGCCGCCCAGCAGGTACTTCAACGACGGTTCTGGGAGTCCATCGGCCTCGCCTCGCTTGCCTTCATGCTCTTCACCGTGTACAGCGCGTGGACCGTGCTCACTTTCCGCTACCACTACCGCGGCTGGTGTAAGTGGCGCTTGGCCAATCCTTACGTCAAGGTGGTCGACCCGCCGCGTAATCCGCACCTGGCTGTCGAACCTGACTGCAAGTGGCCGCAGGACCGCGGTCGCAACGCCACCATCCCCGTCACCCTCGTGTTGCCGCAGACCGGCACGGGCAGCTTGGCCTCGGCATCGGGTCTCGATTCGTCGTTCGAGATCTGCTCTCCAAACACCGTGGCTTCCGGCAGCACTGTGTGGGAGTACCGCACGACACGCCTTTGA